A genomic window from Glycine max cultivar Williams 82 chromosome 17, Glycine_max_v4.0, whole genome shotgun sequence includes:
- the LOC102665211 gene encoding uncharacterized protein: MSNQKSTESAIKNLEVQVGQLAKQLADRSSSSFTANTEKNPKEECKAVMTRSRMAIQRDDSEAGKKMEEHKQQLAPKPALEPVSDFVELEEINEETEDDKEEKTPIKMPLYAKFLKDMLTKKNRYIHSDRIVVEGNCSAVIQRIVPPKHKDLGVVTRLCSIGEVVVGKALIDLGASINLMPLSMCRRLEELEIMPTRMTLQLADRSITRSYGVIEDVLVKMKHLIFPADFIVIDIEEDVDIPLILGRPFMSTASYVVDMGKKMLQMGIEYQRISFDLFHEDKEPPDRNVYFKVHVMEERRHEKKVLEVGTLLDPG, encoded by the exons ATGTCCAATCAGAAGAGCACAGAGTCCGCCATAAAGAATCTTGAGGTCCAAGTGGGACAACTTGCAAAGCAATTGGCGGATAGATCATCAAGCAGTTTTACAGCTAATACAGAgaaaaatcccaaggaggaatgtaaAGCTGTGATGACTAGAAGTAGAATGGCAATCCAACGAGATGATAGTGAAGCTGGAAAGAAGATGGAGGAACATAAACAACAACTGGCACCTAAGCCAGCACTTGAACCTGTTTCTGATTTTGTAGAACTTGAAGAGATTAATGAGGAGACTGAAGATGACAAGGAGGAGAAGACACCAATAAaa ATGCCACTCTATGCcaagtttttaaaagatatgctgACGAAGAAGAACCGGTACATCCACAGTGATAGAATTGTGGTGGAAGGCAATTGTAGTGCTGTGATTCAACGCATTGTTCCGCCTAAGCACAAAGATCTTGGAGTTGTCACAAGACTATGTTCTATTGGTGAGGTTGTTGTAGGAAAAGCTCTCATAGAtttgggagctagtatcaatctaatgcctctctccatgtgccGACGACTTGAAGAGCTTGAGATAATGCCTACACGCATGACCCTTCAGTTGGCAGATCGCTCCATCACAAGATCgtatggagtgattgaagatgttttaGTGAAGATGAAACACCTTATATTCCCAGCTGATTTTATTGTGATAGACATAGAAGAGGATGTAGatattcctctcattcttggtcgcccattcatgtctactgCAAGCTACGTAGTAGATATGGGAAAGAAGATGTTACAAATGGGCATAGAATATCAAAGAATCAGCTTTGATCTATTTCATGAAGATAAAGAGCCACCTGACCGGAATGTCTATTTTAAGGTTCATGTGATGGAAGAAAGAAGACATGAGAAGAAGGTCTTGGAAGTGGGAACATTATTGGATCCTGGATAA